The following proteins are co-located in the Camelina sativa cultivar DH55 chromosome 12, Cs, whole genome shotgun sequence genome:
- the LOC109127941 gene encoding uncharacterized protein LOC109127941: MATFAWSVDEMPGISPEVISHELNADPTFRPVKQKRRKLGPERAEIVNKEVERLLKAGQIREVKYPEWLANTVVVKKKNGKSRVCVDFTDLNKACPKDSFPLPHIDRLVESTSGHELMSFMDAFSGYNQILMNPDDQEKTAFITDRGIFCYNVMPFGLKNTGATYQRLVNRMFEHQLGKTMEVYIDDMLVNSMEAGLHLADLKVCFDILDQFGMKLNPTKCTFAVPSGEFLGYIVTERGIEANPRQINAFLSMSSPRTLREVQRLNGRIVALNRFIYRSTDKCLPFYQLLRKGGKNFLWDAKCKEAFAQLKAYLSEPPVLAKPEFGEPLFLYVAVSDSAVSGVLVREERGEQGPIFYISKSFTGTESRYPMMEKLALAVVTSARKLRPYFRSHTIVILTTQPLRTVLHSLSQFGRLTKWAVELTSSVSGDVEAQWTLYVDGASSKTGEGIGVRLTSPTGEVIEQSFRLAFSASNNEAEYESFLAGLRLAVGIGVRRLRAFCDSQLVTNQFLGEYETKDGRMEAYLSAARELVTKFEEFEITKIPRSENSAADALASLASTSDPAMTRIIPIKVIQLPSIRLESSNVVTRAIKKQLAAEEAARKAAADSLPSEDPAPVMPTPMEVHPPQAELDANLTLAQSSSPVDNRAIIPHAAPSGTNSNSWEADDWRSLIWAYLEKGELPADKWAARKLKIVSARYCVHNGILLRRSVAGPYLTCVAGREPTMLMRAVHDGPNGNHSGGRTLAFKIKWQGYFWPTMVTDCEKYSQTCEKCQKHAPSIHQPTELLSSVSAPYPFMRWSMDIIGPLHRGPGGVQYVLALTDYFSKWVEAAAYAKVTSDKVEQFVLKNIIYRYGVLHEIVTDNGPHLLEAEAINKVILANLKKRLDSRKERWPDELQGVLWAIRTIPHRATSETPFSLVYGVDAVVPVDIEVPGVRTSLNPLRAEENEEFLQDTLDTINERRDQALARIQNYQNAVARYYNSKVRGRPLAVGDLVLRKVYENTEELNAGKLGINWEGPYRITREVRNGVYQLEDPEGKPVPRSWNSLHLKLFYS, from the exons ATGGCCACCTTCGCGTGGTCCGTAGACGAGATGCCCGGCATCAGTCCGGAAGTTATTTCCCACGAGCTGAATGCGGACCCTACGTTCCGACCTGTGaagcagaagcgaaggaagTTGGGCcctgagcgagctgaaatcGTTAACAAAGAGGTCGAACGTTTGCTGAAGGCGGGACAGATACGCGAAGTGAAATACCCTGAGTGGCTCGCAAACACGGTggtagtcaaaaagaagaatggaaagtcACGAGTCTGTGTCGACTTTACCGACCTGAATAAGGCGTGCCCCAAAGACAGCTTTCCACTTCCGCATATTGACCGCTTAGTTGAGTCCACTTCGGGTCACGAGCTGATGTCTTTTATGGATGCTTTCTCTGGCTACAACCAAATCCTAATGAATCCGGATGACCaggagaagactgcattcattacggaccgcGGGATTTTCTGCTACAacgtgatgccttttgggttaaaaaACACGGGAGCAACTTACCAGAGATTGGTGAATAGAATGTTTGAGCATCAGCTCGGGAagaccatggaagtctacattgaCGACATGCTTGTAAATTCAATGGAAGCTGGCTTGCACCTCGCTGATCTGAAAGTTTGCTTCGATATCCTTGATCAGTTCGGGATGAAGCTTAACCCCACGAAGTGCACCTTTGCAGTCCCATCAGGGGAATTTCTGGGGTACATCGTCAcagaaagaggaattgaagcAAACCCAAGGCAGATTAATGCTTTCCTGTCTATGAGTTCTCCTAGAACCTTGCGCGAAGTGCAACGCCTTAACGGACGGATCGTAGCTCTCAACCGCTTCATTTATCGATCTACGGACAAATGCCTCCCTTTCTACCAGCTATTACGGAAAGGGGGAAAAAACTTCTTGTGGGATGCGAAGTGCAAGGAGGCCTTCGCTCAGCTCAAAGCCTACCTGTCTGAACCGCCGGTTTTGGCTAAGCCCGAGTTCGGCGAGCCGCTCTTCCTTTACGTAGCCGTATCGGACAGTGCAGTCAGCGGAGTGTTAGTTCGTGAGGAAAGGGGGGAGCAGGGACCAATTTTTTATATCAGCAAGTCTTTCACTGGAACAGAGTCCAGGTACCCTATGATGGAGAAATTGGCCTTAGCAGTGGTCACTTCGGCAAGAAAGTTGCGGCCTTATTTCCGGTCCCATACGATCGTAATCCTCACGACTCAGCCACTTCGAACGGTGTTACATAGCCTGAGCCAATTTGGGCGGCTAACCAAATGGGCTGTCGAGTTGA CCTCTTCGGTTAGCGGTGATGTCGAAGCCCAGTGGACATTGTACGTTGATGGTGCTTCTTCCAAGACGGGAGAAGGAATTGGGGTCCGCCTTACTTCTCCTACAGGCGAAGTGATCGAGCAGTCATTTCGCTTGGCTTTCAGCGCGTCCAACAATGAAGCCGAATACGAATCCTTCCTAGCTGGCTTACGCCTCGCAGTGGGGATTGGTGTACGAAGACTTCGAGCTTTTTGCGATtcgcagctggtcaccaaccagtttTTGGGGGAGTACGAGACAAAGGATGGTCGTATGGAAGCCTATTTATCCGCAGCCCGGGAGTTAGTCACTAAGTTCGAGGAGTTcgaaatcactaagatcccacGAAGTGAGAACTCCGCCGCGGACGCTTTAGCATCTCTGGCATCAACCTCCGATCCCGCGATGACAAGGATTATCCCCATCAAAGTCATCCAGCTCCCAAGTATCCGTCTAGAGAGTTCAAACGTCGTCACTCGGGCGATTAAAAAACAGTTGGCAGCTGAGGAAGCAGCTCGTAAGGCGGCTGCGGACTCCTTACCGTCAGAAGATCCGGCTCCCGTTATGCCCACTCCGATGGAAGTTCATCCACCTCAAGCTGAGCTAGACGCGAATTTAACTCTGGCCCAATCGAGCTCACCGGTCGACAATCGAGCTATTATCCCACATGCTGCTCCTAGCGGCACGAATTCTAACAGCTGGGAGGCAGATGACTGGCGGAGCCTGATCTGGGCTTACCTGGAAAAAGGGGAACTCCCAGCTGACAAATGGGCAGCTAGGAAGCTCAAGATCGTCAGTGCGCGGTACTGCGTTCACAACGGAATACTTCTACGCCGAAGTGTAGCTGGTCCTTATTTAACTTGTGTAGCTGGTAGAGAGCCCACGATGCTGATGCGAGCTGTCCACGATGGTCCCAATGGAAATCACTCCGGAGGGCGGACTCTGgcttttaaaatcaaatggCAAGGTTACTTCTGGCCTACCATGGTCACGGACTGCGAAAAATATTCTCAGACTTGTGAGAAGTGTCAGAAGCACGCCCCGTCAATTCATCAACCTACCGAGCTCCTGTCTTCAGTGTCCGCACCTTACCCATTTATGAGGTGGTCGATGGATATCATCGGTCCTTTACATCGGGGACCAGGAGGAGTTCAGTACGTGCTCGCTCTTACTGACTATTTTTCCAAGTGGGTGGAAGCAGCAGCCTACGCGAAAGTAACAAGCGACAAAGTGGAACAGTTCGtgctaaaaaatataatctatcGCTACGGGGTCCTTCACGAAATCGTCACGGACAATGGTCCGCATCTCCTCGAA GCCGAGGCGATAAATAAAGTTATTCTTGCTAATTTGAAAAAACGGCTCGACTCTCGCAAAGAGCGCTGGCCAGACGAGCTGCAGGGCGTTCTTTGGGCAATCCGAACAATACCTCACCGGGCCACTAGTGAAACACCTTTCTCCCTGGTCTACGGAGTCGATGCCGTAGTCCCAGTTGACATAGAGGTCCCCGGAGTCCGTACCTCATTGAACCCACTCCGAGCTGAGGAAAATGAGGAGTTCCTACAGGATACTCTCGATACAATCAACGAGCGTCGGGACCAGGCGTTAGCTAGGATCCAGAATTACCAGAACGCGGTAGCTCGATACTATAACTCCAAAGTCCGAGGCAGGCCCTTGGCAGTGGGCGACCTTGTCCTCCGGAAAGTCTATGAAAATACCGAGGAGCTCAATGCAGGAAAACTGGGAATTAATTGGGAAGGACCATACAGAATTACTCGCGAAGTCCGAAATGGAGTTTATCAGCTCGAGGATCCAGAGGGAAAACCAGTCCCGAGGTCTTGGAATTCTCTACACCTTAAACTTTTTTACAGCTAA